In a single window of the Candidatus Saccharimonadales bacterium genome:
- the dnaJ gene encoding molecular chaperone DnaJ, producing MTKRDYYEVLGVPKGASADEIKKAFRRLAVQHHPDRGGDEEKFKEVNEAYEVLKDESKRKRYDQFGHAGVGSSAASDGNPFGSGFGGFNAENMNFDFGDLGLGDIFGSFFGGQQGGGRSQQRNRGRDVETDIEISFEQAVFGTEVDLRLDIEDVCEHCKGTRTEPGYELKTCDNCKGSGQVTNVMRTVFGNIQQAAPCPVCKGRGKIPEKECSVCRGAGTKRKTQTIALKVPAGIDDGAVIRLREHGEAIAEGPKGDLYVNIRVKPHKKFTREGDLILSNEHVSMVDAALGAEVEVETVDGLVRMKVPAGTQSGSDFKLSGHGVPHMNKSSRGAHIVTILVDTPTKLTKVQKELLEDLRDQSGKKRFGL from the coding sequence GTGACTAAAAGAGACTACTACGAGGTACTTGGTGTACCTAAAGGCGCTAGCGCCGACGAAATCAAGAAGGCATTTCGCCGTTTAGCCGTGCAGCACCACCCTGACCGTGGTGGCGACGAAGAAAAATTCAAAGAGGTCAACGAAGCCTACGAAGTCTTAAAAGATGAATCTAAGCGCAAGCGCTACGATCAGTTCGGTCACGCCGGCGTAGGTTCAAGCGCGGCCAGCGACGGCAACCCATTCGGTAGCGGATTCGGCGGCTTTAATGCAGAGAACATGAACTTTGACTTTGGCGATCTTGGTCTGGGCGATATTTTCGGTAGTTTTTTTGGCGGCCAACAGGGTGGCGGCCGATCCCAACAGCGCAACCGTGGGCGCGATGTAGAAACAGATATAGAAATCAGTTTTGAACAAGCGGTGTTTGGTACAGAAGTAGATCTAAGACTTGATATCGAAGATGTTTGCGAACATTGCAAAGGCACCCGTACCGAACCCGGCTACGAACTGAAAACCTGCGATAATTGTAAAGGCAGCGGCCAAGTTACTAATGTCATGCGCACCGTTTTTGGCAACATTCAGCAGGCCGCGCCGTGTCCAGTCTGCAAAGGTCGTGGCAAAATCCCAGAAAAAGAATGCAGTGTTTGCCGCGGAGCTGGCACTAAACGCAAAACTCAAACCATTGCTCTGAAGGTTCCGGCGGGCATTGATGATGGCGCGGTGATTCGTTTGCGTGAACACGGCGAAGCGATCGCCGAAGGCCCCAAGGGTGATCTTTATGTAAATATTCGCGTCAAACCACACAAAAAATTCACCCGTGAAGGCGACCTGATTTTATCTAACGAGCACGTCAGCATGGTAGATGCCGCATTGGGGGCGGAGGTAGAGGTAGAAACCGTTGACGGCCTGGTTCGCATGAAGGTTCCAGCGGGTACCCAGAGCGGCAGCGATTTTAAGCTATCTGGCCACGGCGTGCCGCACATGAATAAATCTAGCCGCGGTGCTCACATTGTGACAATTTTAGTAGATACGCCAACCAAGCTAACCAAAGTACAAAAAGAACTGCTAGAAGACTTACGCGATCAGAGCGGCAAAAAACGGTTTGGTCTCTAG
- the dnaK gene encoding molecular chaperone DnaK produces the protein MAKIIGIDLGTTNSAMAVMQSGKPEIIANSEGNRTTPSVVAINKNGERLVGQVANRQRVTNPTNTIFGVKRLIGRKFEDKEVQRDIELMPYKIVKSGSGVKVTMADKDYSPEEVSAMILSKLKADAESFLGEPVTEAVITVPAYFDDAQRQATKDAGKIAGLEVKRIINEPTAAALAYGLDKAKEEKIAVFDLGGGTFDVSILQLGDGVFEVLSTNGDTHLGGEDFDLRIVNHFVEEFKKESGIDVKDDKAAMQRLKEEAEKAKKELSTTETADINLPFLTADAEGPKHFEYKLTRAKLVELVQDLIDATAEPVKKALKDAKLDAKDVNEIVLVGGMTRMPAVIEKVKSIFGKDPLQGVNPDEVVAVGAAIQGGVLQGDVKDVLLLDVTPLSLGIETLGGVTTKLIERNTTIPTSKNETFSTAADNQSSVEIHVLQGEREMAADNKSLGRFVLDGIPPAPRGVPQIEVTFNIDANGILNVTAKDKGSGKEQSITIQGSGNLDKDEVEKAAKEAEAHAEEDKKKREAIEAKNQLESSIYQADKMKSDYKDKISEDDVKAIDSAVEEAKKHLEATDKEELEAAAKALTDAIMPIGAKMYEQAEKGESTEEKSDDKKQSDKEEPIEGEVVDDDKKED, from the coding sequence ATGGCAAAGATTATTGGAATCGATTTAGGAACGACTAATAGCGCGATGGCGGTAATGCAGTCCGGCAAGCCGGAAATCATCGCTAATTCCGAGGGCAATCGCACAACGCCAAGCGTAGTTGCGATTAATAAAAACGGCGAGCGTTTAGTTGGCCAAGTGGCCAATCGTCAGCGCGTCACCAATCCGACCAACACGATCTTTGGCGTCAAACGTCTGATTGGCCGCAAGTTCGAAGATAAAGAAGTCCAGCGCGACATCGAGCTGATGCCTTATAAGATCGTTAAAAGCGGCAGTGGCGTAAAAGTCACCATGGCCGATAAAGATTACAGTCCTGAGGAAGTCAGCGCTATGATTCTATCTAAGCTCAAAGCCGATGCAGAGAGCTTCTTAGGCGAGCCAGTCACCGAAGCCGTGATTACAGTGCCCGCTTATTTTGACGACGCCCAACGTCAGGCCACCAAAGATGCTGGTAAAATTGCCGGCCTGGAAGTTAAGCGTATTATCAACGAGCCAACCGCAGCTGCCTTAGCTTATGGTCTAGATAAAGCCAAAGAAGAAAAGATTGCCGTCTTCGACCTTGGCGGCGGTACTTTTGACGTTTCAATTCTCCAGCTTGGAGATGGTGTTTTTGAAGTTCTTTCGACAAACGGCGATACTCACCTCGGCGGCGAAGACTTCGATCTTAGGATCGTCAATCACTTCGTAGAAGAGTTCAAAAAGGAATCCGGTATTGACGTCAAAGACGACAAGGCTGCTATGCAGCGTCTTAAAGAAGAGGCCGAAAAGGCCAAGAAAGAACTGTCTACAACCGAGACGGCCGACATCAATCTGCCGTTCCTAACCGCTGACGCCGAAGGCCCGAAGCACTTTGAATATAAATTGACCCGCGCCAAGCTGGTTGAGTTGGTCCAAGATCTGATTGATGCGACTGCCGAACCGGTCAAAAAGGCTTTGAAAGACGCCAAATTAGACGCGAAAGACGTTAACGAAATTGTTTTGGTCGGCGGTATGACCCGTATGCCAGCCGTGATCGAAAAGGTTAAAAGCATCTTTGGCAAAGACCCATTGCAAGGTGTTAACCCAGACGAAGTTGTTGCCGTAGGTGCCGCCATTCAGGGAGGCGTGTTACAGGGCGATGTTAAAGACGTTCTACTGCTTGATGTGACTCCGCTTTCTTTAGGTATTGAAACTCTGGGCGGCGTCACTACCAAACTGATCGAACGCAATACAACTATTCCAACCAGTAAGAACGAAACGTTCAGCACGGCTGCCGATAATCAAAGCAGTGTAGAAATCCACGTTTTGCAGGGCGAGCGCGAAATGGCCGCCGACAACAAGAGTCTTGGCCGCTTTGTGCTCGACGGCATCCCGCCGGCCCCGCGCGGCGTTCCGCAGATCGAAGTTACCTTTAACATCGACGCTAACGGTATTTTGAACGTTACCGCCAAAGATAAAGGCAGCGGCAAAGAGCAGTCCATCACTATCCAAGGTAGCGGTAATCTCGATAAAGACGAGGTAGAAAAGGCCGCCAAAGAAGCCGAAGCGCACGCCGAAGAAGATAAGAAAAAGCGCGAGGCTATCGAGGCCAAGAACCAGCTCGAAAGCTCAATCTACCAAGCCGATAAAATGAAGTCTGACTACAAAGACAAGATCAGTGAAGACGATGTAAAGGCGATCGACTCTGCAGTCGAAGAGGCCAAGAAACACCTGGAAGCCACCGACAAAGAAGAGCTAGAGGCTGCCGCTAAGGCCTTGACTGATGCAATCATGCCAATTGGCGCCAAGATGTACGAACAAGCTGAAAAAGGCGAGTCCACCGAAGAAAAATCCGACGACAAGAAACAATCCGATAAGGAAGAACCGATTGAAGGCGAAGTCGTCGACGACGACAAGAAAGAAGACTAA